The Gemmatimonadaceae bacterium genome contains the following window.
CCGCGCACGCGCTCCGCTTCACGCTTGAACGCGCGCGCCACGGCGAGCACCGCGTCGTTCTTCCCCACGGTGCGCGAGCGGTCCACGGTAAACTCGGGCGCGTCGAAGCCGAACGCATCGTAGGGCAGGTCGCCGCGCCGGAGGATCGGCACGAGGCGATCAAACGCCGGCGTCAGCGCGTCACGGGCAAGGCGAATCGCCTTGCTGTTGTCCCCGAAGGTGGACTTCACACCGAGCGCGGGGGCGACAGCGTGGTCTGCGGTCAGCGCGAGGGCGACCCCGCCCTCCCCGTAGCGCGCCACGAGCGAGTCGAGGAACGGTGCCAGCATCTGATCGAGACGCAGCACGAAGTCGTGTACCTCACGTGAGTCCGGACCGAAGCGATGCCCGACGGCATCCATCGTAGAGAGCGAGACCGCGAGCAGGTCGGTCTGCGGGCCGCTGCCGAGCTGCATTGCGTTCACGCCGCGCCAGGCCAGGTCCAGGGTCAGCTCGTCCATCCACGGCATCCCAATCACCATCTGGTTGGCGATCTCCTCCGAGGTGGCCATCAGGTGTGGGAAGAGGAAGCCCTGTCCCCCGCTCTCGGCGGGCACGGAGTCCGGCTCGGGATACATCGAATCCGGCAGCAGCAGCGTCCAGGTCTTGCCGGCGTAGCGCGAGAAGACGGGCCGTTCATCGTTGAATGCACGCACCCAGGCAGGCAGCGTGTCGCCGTACCAGGTGGAGGTCGTAAAACGCCCGGAGCGCTGCGCGTACCACAACACCGTGTGCTGGCCGCGTCCCACCGGCAGGATGGCACCGCGATCCTTGCGCGACACCGAGAGCACCTTGGTGCGTGGGTCGGCGGTGGTCATCCAGTCGGCCAGCGTCGTGCCCTGAAAGCGAGCGGGTGAGGCTCCCACCCCCTCGGCCTCCACCAGCGAGACGTCGTTCGTGTTGACGCCGGCTGAGTTGCTGGAGATGCCGGTGCTGTAGGGGAAGCGGCCGGAGAGCGTTGACGCGTGTCCCGGCGCCGTCTCGGTGATGCCGTGGTCCTGCAGTCCGCGCTCGAAGAACGCGCCCTCATCCACGAGCCGACGCAAGCCGCCGGAGAGCTGGTCGCGCCAGCGCGTGAGATAATCCGGCCGCAGCTGGTCCACGGTCAGGAACACGACCAAGCGGGGCCGCTGGGCGTTCTCGGCAGCCTGTCCCTGCACGGCCAAGGCAGGGGCCACGCAGAGCAGCATCAGGACGGGGAATCGCAGGAATGGCATCGCTTCGCTGGTGAGAGGTCGACGCAAGATACCCCAGGAACGCACCGCCGTGACGCGCCGTTGCCATTGCCGCCGCGATTCAATGGCCGCAGTTTCCCTGCGCCCACTCCCACGTCAGGATATGCCCGCACTGTC
Protein-coding sequences here:
- a CDS encoding alkaline phosphatase family protein: MPFLRFPVLMLLCVAPALAVQGQAAENAQRPRLVVFLTVDQLRPDYLTRWRDQLSGGLRRLVDEGAFFERGLQDHGITETAPGHASTLSGRFPYSTGISSNSAGVNTNDVSLVEAEGVGASPARFQGTTLADWMTTADPRTKVLSVSRKDRGAILPVGRGQHTVLWYAQRSGRFTTSTWYGDTLPAWVRAFNDERPVFSRYAGKTWTLLLPDSMYPEPDSVPAESGGQGFLFPHLMATSEEIANQMVIGMPWMDELTLDLAWRGVNAMQLGSGPQTDLLAVSLSTMDAVGHRFGPDSREVHDFVLRLDQMLAPFLDSLVARYGEGGVALALTADHAVAPALGVKSTFGDNSKAIRLARDALTPAFDRLVPILRRGDLPYDAFGFDAPEFTVDRSRTVGKNDAVLAVARAFKREAERVRGVLRVDVIDDLVRADTVKDDIARRWLHMFRPGGSTIAVVTLDPYSYYGTAIASHGTPHDYDATVPIIFWGRPFRQLRDDGKARVVDIAPTLAAMLGVTPTEELDGVVLQRALRAPPR